The following are encoded together in the Acidovorax sp. KKS102 genome:
- a CDS encoding DMT family transporter, giving the protein MTHLSLSPALRGGLLALLAAALFGLSTPFVQLWGRGLGPFTTAGLLYGGAGLVALFIRRPREREAQLQRGDAGRLLAMAVFGAVIGPVALVWGLQRTSGTSASLMLTLEAFFTALLAWRLYGETVDRRVLIAMACLMAGGMVLTLDQGLQGNVQLLGLAAVMVATVAWGVDNTLSRGVADRDPGQVVLAKSSLGVVATVLLAGLLAEPMPNLLAAGVLLGIGATGYGLSLRFYLLAQRTFGAARTGSVFAFAPFIGALGAFGLGERAASVLLVLGGALMLAGVVLHLIESHDHEHTHEVLEHEHAHTHGDGHHDHSHEPMPQGAHSHLHTHTALVHKHPHVPDLHHGHMH; this is encoded by the coding sequence ATGACACACCTGTCACTTTCGCCCGCTCTAAGAGGTGGTCTGCTGGCGCTGCTGGCGGCCGCCCTGTTTGGTCTGAGCACTCCTTTTGTCCAGTTGTGGGGCCGGGGTCTCGGCCCGTTCACTACGGCTGGGCTTCTCTATGGCGGCGCGGGCCTGGTGGCCTTGTTCATTCGCCGCCCCAGAGAGCGGGAAGCGCAATTGCAGCGTGGTGATGCCGGTCGTCTGCTGGCCATGGCAGTGTTCGGCGCCGTCATTGGACCCGTTGCCCTGGTATGGGGCCTGCAGCGCACCAGCGGAACGTCCGCCTCCCTGATGCTCACCCTGGAGGCCTTCTTCACAGCGTTGCTCGCCTGGAGGCTGTACGGTGAAACGGTGGACAGGCGTGTGCTAATTGCCATGGCTTGTCTCATGGCCGGTGGGATGGTCCTTACGCTGGACCAGGGCCTGCAGGGCAACGTGCAACTGCTCGGGTTGGCCGCTGTCATGGTGGCAACAGTCGCATGGGGCGTGGACAACACCTTGTCGCGCGGCGTGGCTGACCGTGACCCTGGACAGGTAGTGCTCGCGAAATCAAGCCTGGGTGTCGTTGCTACTGTCCTTCTTGCTGGGCTGCTTGCGGAGCCTATGCCAAATCTATTGGCGGCTGGCGTGCTGCTGGGCATTGGCGCGACTGGCTACGGTCTGAGCCTGCGCTTTTATCTGCTCGCTCAGCGCACCTTCGGCGCGGCACGCACGGGCTCAGTGTTTGCGTTCGCTCCGTTTATTGGCGCACTGGGTGCTTTTGGGCTTGGAGAGCGCGCAGCCTCGGTGCTGCTGGTCCTCGGAGGGGCACTGATGCTGGCCGGGGTGGTCTTGCATCTGATTGAGTCGCACGACCACGAGCACACCCATGAGGTCCTTGAGCATGAGCACGCGCATACACACGGTGACGGTCATCATGACCACAGCCATGAGCCCATGCCACAAGGGGCTCACAGTCACTTGCATACACACACGGCGCTGGTACACAAGCACCCGCATGTGCCTGATTTGCACCACGGGCATATGCACTGA